A genomic region of Dunckerocampus dactyliophorus isolate RoL2022-P2 chromosome 8, RoL_Ddac_1.1, whole genome shotgun sequence contains the following coding sequences:
- the setd5 gene encoding histone-lysine N-methyltransferase SETD5 isoform X8 — protein MSIVIALGVNTPETSYTEMAAGSDPESVEASPAVNEKNFNNHSCGSAQSHGYRGLPYAMQQSSVVCCQDHNYGAPPPPTPPASPLSQTIIPRLDINGVLRSSRYLESTEDNSVDSDSSSEEDGAVATWCHCTLMPDGLLIKCDQCRGLDRRKGTDSQHRKNENVSAGESSGTESGDEEVSPSTVSYTATQHTPTSIKLTVNRVKRSKSKKRKKSTEKTRGTPKGKKVKAFREGSRKSMRMKNSTTEASVLDENTAEGWESRIRQWTDQYEEALANQYSADIQTLLQLHRTVSTSVVSAESGATRPAPAAQTSVDSMDTINRTELACNNTVLGSQMQLQLGRVTRVQKHRKILRAAKNLDPDALIIEYRGKVMLKQQFEVNGHFFKKPYPFVLFYSKFNDVEMCVDARTFGNDARFIRRSCTPNAEVRHVIAEGMIHLCIYALSEITKDAEVTIAFDYEFNSCNYKVDCACHKGNQNCPVQKHNMSPRESLLSPPAVPPPSPLVGAETRQRKARRRELEGCLGGDSSQPIQHREVKELQGNSDAEGTLDEVKLEELEEGEVDENGIAIASKKTFNSLERRRRRTWVDVKEDGVETEEGTGNTPIPHNPGLGISTRRTTYVTETPSIEEKTSTPNLPAPVAPPKPSRPSKPRPKSRISRYRSSSSQRARRQRQALAQQAAAAAPSADQSTGLDEEGPHGVYGSEPGQGESGLGAGRLLDGDGQSLNCINRGNLRYPKTKKYLVTEWLNEKIPGGEKVQQELPVERPLRITTDPTVLATTLNMLPGLSHSSVICTAPRHYVRFGSPFNPERRRPRPLQMDGTYGCFKKRWIKQVEDESCSASVEDGTESTSSQQSTSSRSTPNPLSSELNAPFKKRHAKYMTETTQTPSDHLLRPLSPITPPLPEDPILPLLHNPFISSLLPNGLAYSPMPSLPTSRCNTPLQFENISSPEASPVHRPESISPEPCLQTDFDVPRTQFPDLSLPSSLESPMAGASDDFSIPGTSLGNDSHDSSSAGISSLKQVSSSSAERALKSREQAFRTEFNLIYTCSPLNANLANHVSTDRRLSQSQGGLSPAQSFHHSLSSQGQLGDVGPSCMSPYNELQYGGGYPESGTPPHTSNPPQKKKRATQHTISLLTGRADYQAIALRSQYKAVQNMVSLLEYRKRKQVCNRDPELSSCNSSLGSTPTQPGPHYSQDTHHPHYLMQTLTSPHNSTSSSGHGSSIPQIEEVSPPHHHGSSVQTRLEESNNQWMVPTTVERLREGQGALERVLRSIKMERMYKRSDSSTEKESGRHS, from the exons TGCTACGCAGCTCCCGCTATCTTGAAAGCACAGAGGACAACTCGGTGGACAGCGATAGCTCATCAGAGGAGGATGGGGCCGTAGCCACCTGGTGTCACTGCACTCTGATGCCAGACGGCTTGCTCATTAAATGTGACCAGTGCAG GGGTCTTGATAGGAGGAAAGGCACAGACAGCCAgcacaggaaaaatgaaaatgtctcAG CTGGCGAGAGCAGTGGCACGGAGAGCGGCGATGAAGAGGTGTCACCTTCCACCGTTTCCTACACGGCCACCCAGCATACGCCCACCAGCATCAAACTCACTGTCAACAGAGTCAAAAGGAGTAAATccaaaaagaggaaaaagagcACAGAAAAAACACGTGGAACACCAAAGGGCAAGAAAGTCAAA gCTTTTAGAGAGGGCTCTCGGAAATCTATGAGGATGAAG AACTCGACAACAGAGGCGAGCGTGCTGGATGAGAACACAGCAGAGGGATGGGAGAGTCGAATCCGCCAGTGGACGGACCAGTATGAGGAGGCTTTAGCCAACCAGTACAGCGCTGACATCCAAACGCTGCTCCAGCTTCACCGAACTGTCAGCACCTCTGTTGTGAGCGCAGAGAGCGGAGCCACAAGGCCCGCACCCGCCGCACAGACCTCAGTTGACAGCATGGACACCATCAACCGCACCGAGTTGGCCTGTAACAACACAGTGCTCGGCTCACAGATGCAG CTGCAGTTAGGACGAGTCACACGTGTGCAGAAGCACAGGAAGATCCTCCGTGCAGCCAAGAACCTGGACCCAGACGCCCTGATCATTGAGTACCGAGGGAAGGTCATGCTCAAGCAGCAGTTTGAGGTCAACGGGCACTTCTTTAAAAA GCCCTACCCTTTTGTGCTGTTTTACTCCAAGTTTAATGACGTAGAGATGTGTGTGGATGCAAGGACCTTTGGAAATGATGCCCGCTTCATTCGAAGATCCTGCACACCAAACGCAGAG GTGCGACACGTGATTGCTGAGGGGATGATCCATCTGTGTATTTATGCCCTCAGTGAAATCACAAAGGATGCTGAGGTCACCATTGCATTTGATTATGAGTTCAACAGCTG TAACTACAAAGTGGACTGCGCATGCCACAAGGGGAACCAAAATTGCCCTGTGCAGAAACACAACATGAGCCCCAGGGAGAGCCTGCTGAGCCCCCCTGCTGTACCACCACCCTCTCCTTTGGTTGGTGCCGAGACCCGGCAGAGAAAGGCCCGTCGGCGAGAGCTGGAGGGTTGCCTGGGTGGCGATAGCAGCCAGCCCATCCAGCACAGGGAGGTCAAAGAGCTCCAGGGAAACAGTGATGCTGAG GGAACGCTGGATGAGGTGAAGCTGGAAGAGTTGGAGGAAGGAGAGGTGGATGAAAACGGGATTGCCATCGCCAGTAAAAAA ACATTTAACAGTCTGGAAAGGAGGCGGAGGAGAACATGGGTGGATGTAAAGGAGGATGGTGTGGAAACAGAAGAGGGGACAGGAAACACCCCCATACCCCACAACCCAGGGTTAGGGATCAGCACACGACGCACTACCTATGTCACA GAAACACCATCCATTGAAGAAAAGACCTCAACACCAAACCTGCCTGCCCCAGTTGCCCCTCCGAAACCCTCACGGCCTTCCAAACCTCGCCCCAAGAGCCGAATCTCTCGCTACCGTTCCAGCTCATCCCAGCGTGCCAGACGGCAGCGTCAAGCACTCGCCCAGCAGGCGGCTgctgcagctccttcagcagacCAAAGTACCGGTCTGGACGAGGAGGGTCCTCATGGCGTGTATGGTTCTGAGCCGGGGCAAGGGGAGAGCGGGCTAGGCGCTGGTCGTCTCCTTGATGGAGATGGCCAGAGTTTGAACTGCATTAACAGAGGCAACCTACGTTACCCCAAGACCAAGAAG TATCTGGTGACAGAGTGGTTGAACGAAAAAATCCCTGGAGGGGAAAAGGTCCAACAAGAGCTGCCTGTTGAGCGGCCGCTGCGGATAACCACTGACCCGACGGTGCTGGCCACCACCCTCAACATGTTGCCGGGCCTCTCGCACTCATCTGTTATCTGCACCGCGCCCAGACACTATGTACGCTTTGGCTCGCCTTTCAACCCCGAGAGACGCCGTCCACGTCCACTGCAGATGGACGGCACCTATGGTTGCTTTAAAAAG AGATGGATCAAGCAGGTGGAGGATGAGAGCTGTTCAGCCAGTGTGGAGGACGGCACAGAATCCACCTCCTCCCAGCAAAGCACGAGCAGCAGATCCACCCCAAATCCCTTGTCCAGCG AGCTCAACGCACCTTTCAAGAAGCGCCACGCCAAGTACATGACCGAGACGACACAGACGCCCTCTGATCACCTGCTTCGCCCATTGTCACCCATCACCCCGCCCCTTCCTGAGGACCCCATACTTCCATTGCTTCACAACCCCTTTATTAGCTCCTTGCTGCCAAATGGCCTTGCATACTCACCCATGCCCTCACTGCCCACCAGCCGCTGCAACACACCGCTGCAATTTGAA AACATATCATCCCCCGAGGCGTCACCCGTTCACCGGCCGGAATCTATCTCTCCTGAG CCATGTCTTCAGACAGACTTTGATGTCCCTCGGACGCAGTTCCCAGATCTTTCACTGCCCTCGAGTTTGGAGAGCCCCATGGCTGGGGCTTCAGATGACTTTTCCATCCCGGGAACTTCTTTAGGCAATGATTCCCATGATTCATCATCTGCAGGGATCAGTTCCTTAAAGCAAGTGTCCAGTTCCAGCGCAGAGCGAGCCCTCAAAAGCAGGGAGCAGGCCTTCAGGACAGAGTTTAACCTCATATACACGTGCTCGCCACTCAATGCGAACTTGGCAAACCACGTGTCCACGGACCGACGTCTGTCTCAGTCACAAGGAGGGCTCTCTCCCGCGCAGTCGTTCCATCATTCTTTGAGTAGCCAGGGGCAACTTGGGGATGTTGGGCCCAGTTGCATGTCGCCTTATAATGAACTTCAATACGGGGGAGGCTACCCAGAGAGTGGCACACCTCCACACACCAGCAACCCTCCACAAAAAAAGAAG AGGGCCACCCAGCATACCATTAGTCTGCTGACAGGGAGGGCAGATTACCAGGCTATAGCTCTAAGAAGTCAATACAAGGCTGTTCAAAATATG GTGTCATTGTTGGAGTACCGTAAGAGGAAGCAGGTGTGCAACCGCGACCCTGAGCTGTCCAGCTGTAATTCATCCTTGGGCAGCACCCCCACTCAGCCTGGTCCTCACTACAGCCAGGACACCCACCATCCCCATTACCTGATGCAGACCCTCACCTCCCCGCACAACTCCACATCTTCATCAGGACATGGCAGTTCTATTCCTCAGATAGAGGAGGTCAGTCCTCCACACCACCATGGCTCGTCTGTGCAGACCAGACTCGAGGAGAGCAACAATCAGTG GATGGTTCCCACCACTGTTGAACGTCTACGGGAAGGTCAGGGAGCATTGGAGCGAGTGCTCAGGAGCATCAAGATGGAGCGAATGTACAAGAGGAGCGATAGTTCTACCGAGAAAGAATCTGGTAGGCACAGTTGA
- the setd5 gene encoding histone-lysine N-methyltransferase SETD5 isoform X7 translates to MSIVIALGVNTPETSYTEMAAGSDPESVEASPAVNEKNFNNHSCGSAQSHGYRGLPYAMQQSSVVCCQDHNYGAPPPPTPPASPLSQTIIPRLDINGVLRSSRYLESTEDNSVDSDSSSEEDGAVATWCHCTLMPDGLLIKCDQCRGLDRRKGTDSQHRKNENVSAGESSGTESGDEEVSPSTVSYTATQHTPTSIKLTVNRVKRSKSKKRKKSTEKTRGTPKGKKVKAFREGSRKSMRMKNSTTEASVLDENTAEGWESRIRQWTDQYEEALANQYSADIQTLLQLHRTVSTSVVSAESGATRPAPAAQTSVDSMDTINRTELACNNTVLGSQMQLQLGRVTRVQKHRKILRAAKNLDPDALIIEYRGKVMLKQQFEVNGHFFKKPYPFVLFYSKFNDVEMCVDARTFGNDARFIRRSCTPNAEVRHVIAEGMIHLCIYALSEITKDAEVTIAFDYEFNSCNYKVDCACHKGNQNCPVQKHNMSPRESLLSPPAVPPPSPLVGAETRQRKARRRELEGCLGGDSSQPIQHREVKELQGNSDAEGTLDEVKLEELEEGEVDENGIAIASKKTFNSLERRRRRTWVDVKEDGVETEEGTGNTPIPHNPGLGISTRRTTYVTETPSIEEKTSTPNLPAPVAPPKPSRPSKPRPKSRISRYRSSSSQRARRQRQALAQQAAAAAPSADQSTGLDEEGPHGVYGSEPGQGESGLGAGRLLDGDGQSLNCINRGNLRYPKTKKYLVTEWLNEKIPGGEKVQQELPVERPLRITTDPTVLATTLNMLPGLSHSSVICTAPRHYVRFGSPFNPERRRPRPLQMDGTYGCFKKRWIKQVEDESCSASVEDGTESTSSQQSTSSRSTPNPLSSELNAPFKKRHAKYMTETTQTPSDHLLRPLSPITPPLPEDPILPLLHNPFISSLLPNGLAYSPMPSLPTSRCNTPLQFENISSPEASPVHRPESISPEPCLQTDFDVPRTQFPDLSLPSSLESPMAGASDDFSIPGTSLGNDSHDSSSAGISSLKQVSSSSAERALKSREQAFRTEFNLIYTCSPLNANLANHVSTDRRLSQSQGGLSPAQSFHHSLSSQGQLGDVGPSCMSPYNELQYGGGYPESGTPPHTSNPPQKKKRATQHTISLLTGRADYQAIALRSQYKAVQNMVSLLEYRKRKQVCNRDPELSSCNSSLGSTPTQPGPHYSQDTHHPHYLMQTLTSPHNSTSSSGHGSSIPQIEEVSPPHHHGSSVQTRLEESNNQWMVPTTVERLREGQGALERVLRSIKMERMYKRSDSSTEKESDADQLQSVNIASPMKTPPHRYSPSMYSHQVCTHILYICYMNIYIYSGVKKCWPASRLIILFACLSHLFRCFRS, encoded by the exons TGCTACGCAGCTCCCGCTATCTTGAAAGCACAGAGGACAACTCGGTGGACAGCGATAGCTCATCAGAGGAGGATGGGGCCGTAGCCACCTGGTGTCACTGCACTCTGATGCCAGACGGCTTGCTCATTAAATGTGACCAGTGCAG GGGTCTTGATAGGAGGAAAGGCACAGACAGCCAgcacaggaaaaatgaaaatgtctcAG CTGGCGAGAGCAGTGGCACGGAGAGCGGCGATGAAGAGGTGTCACCTTCCACCGTTTCCTACACGGCCACCCAGCATACGCCCACCAGCATCAAACTCACTGTCAACAGAGTCAAAAGGAGTAAATccaaaaagaggaaaaagagcACAGAAAAAACACGTGGAACACCAAAGGGCAAGAAAGTCAAA gCTTTTAGAGAGGGCTCTCGGAAATCTATGAGGATGAAG AACTCGACAACAGAGGCGAGCGTGCTGGATGAGAACACAGCAGAGGGATGGGAGAGTCGAATCCGCCAGTGGACGGACCAGTATGAGGAGGCTTTAGCCAACCAGTACAGCGCTGACATCCAAACGCTGCTCCAGCTTCACCGAACTGTCAGCACCTCTGTTGTGAGCGCAGAGAGCGGAGCCACAAGGCCCGCACCCGCCGCACAGACCTCAGTTGACAGCATGGACACCATCAACCGCACCGAGTTGGCCTGTAACAACACAGTGCTCGGCTCACAGATGCAG CTGCAGTTAGGACGAGTCACACGTGTGCAGAAGCACAGGAAGATCCTCCGTGCAGCCAAGAACCTGGACCCAGACGCCCTGATCATTGAGTACCGAGGGAAGGTCATGCTCAAGCAGCAGTTTGAGGTCAACGGGCACTTCTTTAAAAA GCCCTACCCTTTTGTGCTGTTTTACTCCAAGTTTAATGACGTAGAGATGTGTGTGGATGCAAGGACCTTTGGAAATGATGCCCGCTTCATTCGAAGATCCTGCACACCAAACGCAGAG GTGCGACACGTGATTGCTGAGGGGATGATCCATCTGTGTATTTATGCCCTCAGTGAAATCACAAAGGATGCTGAGGTCACCATTGCATTTGATTATGAGTTCAACAGCTG TAACTACAAAGTGGACTGCGCATGCCACAAGGGGAACCAAAATTGCCCTGTGCAGAAACACAACATGAGCCCCAGGGAGAGCCTGCTGAGCCCCCCTGCTGTACCACCACCCTCTCCTTTGGTTGGTGCCGAGACCCGGCAGAGAAAGGCCCGTCGGCGAGAGCTGGAGGGTTGCCTGGGTGGCGATAGCAGCCAGCCCATCCAGCACAGGGAGGTCAAAGAGCTCCAGGGAAACAGTGATGCTGAG GGAACGCTGGATGAGGTGAAGCTGGAAGAGTTGGAGGAAGGAGAGGTGGATGAAAACGGGATTGCCATCGCCAGTAAAAAA ACATTTAACAGTCTGGAAAGGAGGCGGAGGAGAACATGGGTGGATGTAAAGGAGGATGGTGTGGAAACAGAAGAGGGGACAGGAAACACCCCCATACCCCACAACCCAGGGTTAGGGATCAGCACACGACGCACTACCTATGTCACA GAAACACCATCCATTGAAGAAAAGACCTCAACACCAAACCTGCCTGCCCCAGTTGCCCCTCCGAAACCCTCACGGCCTTCCAAACCTCGCCCCAAGAGCCGAATCTCTCGCTACCGTTCCAGCTCATCCCAGCGTGCCAGACGGCAGCGTCAAGCACTCGCCCAGCAGGCGGCTgctgcagctccttcagcagacCAAAGTACCGGTCTGGACGAGGAGGGTCCTCATGGCGTGTATGGTTCTGAGCCGGGGCAAGGGGAGAGCGGGCTAGGCGCTGGTCGTCTCCTTGATGGAGATGGCCAGAGTTTGAACTGCATTAACAGAGGCAACCTACGTTACCCCAAGACCAAGAAG TATCTGGTGACAGAGTGGTTGAACGAAAAAATCCCTGGAGGGGAAAAGGTCCAACAAGAGCTGCCTGTTGAGCGGCCGCTGCGGATAACCACTGACCCGACGGTGCTGGCCACCACCCTCAACATGTTGCCGGGCCTCTCGCACTCATCTGTTATCTGCACCGCGCCCAGACACTATGTACGCTTTGGCTCGCCTTTCAACCCCGAGAGACGCCGTCCACGTCCACTGCAGATGGACGGCACCTATGGTTGCTTTAAAAAG AGATGGATCAAGCAGGTGGAGGATGAGAGCTGTTCAGCCAGTGTGGAGGACGGCACAGAATCCACCTCCTCCCAGCAAAGCACGAGCAGCAGATCCACCCCAAATCCCTTGTCCAGCG AGCTCAACGCACCTTTCAAGAAGCGCCACGCCAAGTACATGACCGAGACGACACAGACGCCCTCTGATCACCTGCTTCGCCCATTGTCACCCATCACCCCGCCCCTTCCTGAGGACCCCATACTTCCATTGCTTCACAACCCCTTTATTAGCTCCTTGCTGCCAAATGGCCTTGCATACTCACCCATGCCCTCACTGCCCACCAGCCGCTGCAACACACCGCTGCAATTTGAA AACATATCATCCCCCGAGGCGTCACCCGTTCACCGGCCGGAATCTATCTCTCCTGAG CCATGTCTTCAGACAGACTTTGATGTCCCTCGGACGCAGTTCCCAGATCTTTCACTGCCCTCGAGTTTGGAGAGCCCCATGGCTGGGGCTTCAGATGACTTTTCCATCCCGGGAACTTCTTTAGGCAATGATTCCCATGATTCATCATCTGCAGGGATCAGTTCCTTAAAGCAAGTGTCCAGTTCCAGCGCAGAGCGAGCCCTCAAAAGCAGGGAGCAGGCCTTCAGGACAGAGTTTAACCTCATATACACGTGCTCGCCACTCAATGCGAACTTGGCAAACCACGTGTCCACGGACCGACGTCTGTCTCAGTCACAAGGAGGGCTCTCTCCCGCGCAGTCGTTCCATCATTCTTTGAGTAGCCAGGGGCAACTTGGGGATGTTGGGCCCAGTTGCATGTCGCCTTATAATGAACTTCAATACGGGGGAGGCTACCCAGAGAGTGGCACACCTCCACACACCAGCAACCCTCCACAAAAAAAGAAG AGGGCCACCCAGCATACCATTAGTCTGCTGACAGGGAGGGCAGATTACCAGGCTATAGCTCTAAGAAGTCAATACAAGGCTGTTCAAAATATG GTGTCATTGTTGGAGTACCGTAAGAGGAAGCAGGTGTGCAACCGCGACCCTGAGCTGTCCAGCTGTAATTCATCCTTGGGCAGCACCCCCACTCAGCCTGGTCCTCACTACAGCCAGGACACCCACCATCCCCATTACCTGATGCAGACCCTCACCTCCCCGCACAACTCCACATCTTCATCAGGACATGGCAGTTCTATTCCTCAGATAGAGGAGGTCAGTCCTCCACACCACCATGGCTCGTCTGTGCAGACCAGACTCGAGGAGAGCAACAATCAGTG GATGGTTCCCACCACTGTTGAACGTCTACGGGAAGGTCAGGGAGCATTGGAGCGAGTGCTCAGGAGCATCAAGATGGAGCGAATGTACAAGAGGAGCGATAGTTCTACCGAGAAAGAATCTG ATGCAGATCAGTTGCAGTCAGTGAACATTGCTTCCCCCATGAAGACTCCTCCACATAGATACAGTCCATCTATGTACTCACATCAGGTATGTACTCATATCCTCTATATCTGCTACatgaatatttatatatacagtggtgtgaaaaagtgttggcccgcTTCCCGACTTAttattctttttgcatgtttgtcacacttgttcagatgtttcagatcataa